The following is a genomic window from Manihot esculenta cultivar AM560-2 chromosome 9, M.esculenta_v8, whole genome shotgun sequence.
TGCCCGCATGCGTGCTGGTGAAATTAAATGATCGCCTAACGTGAAGAGGGGTCTTGACACTTCCATACTAGCGATCTAAGCACCTTCGATTGTAATTAGATaaatattagatatttttataataataaatatttttataattttaatatattaatatttaataaattttattattaattttaaataaaaaaattattgtaatacataattttataattataaaactaaTATTATACTGcgattagatatataaaaacaaTCGGTTgtaattagatatataaaaataattcaataatgtTGTACATatctatttaataataaaattttttattattttaataaattaatacagtaatattgttaaataatattagtaatttttaaattatataataatgttataaaaaagataaataaaaaattaaaaaaaataatggttaaaaaaaaaagaatggatAGATGGCGCCAGcccattcttaaaaaaaaaacaatatagCGCCATTTTAAATGGCGCCAGACTCTGGCGCCTATCAAATAGGCGCCAGACTCTCCTTTCGACTGCCACCTGACAGTTCAACCCCAAATCCACAGCTAAGTTTTTCTCCAACTCTAAATCCACAAATAATTTTTCTCCCACccctaattttgcaaaaaacccgataaattcaaactcaattttttgtgattttgattaaGAGCAATAGGAttgttaaaaaattactaaaattatttctGGCTTGTTGAGGATAACTAAAAGACTTATGaatgtttttgcaattttcttAGGAAAAGTACAATTCTTCAAGCTATGGCGAAGGTATCTAAGTTGGATTTGGATGTTTTAATTTGGCTGGCCGTGGATGGGCAATGAATAAGTGTTGTGAGTTCCAAGTTCATTATTAAGATTGATGCGTTTTGTGTTTGTGTTCATCTTGTAAGGGTTAGATCCAAAGCATCGAGAGCGATTTGTAGCAAATATTAGGATAGAGATGGATTTTCTTACTCACTGCATAGCATACTGGGTTGAGttgttcaaattttattatcacAGGATTGGAGTGAAATTAGTGCCAAACTTTTCCTATGGTTTGAGCAATagaattgaaatttgaattcgaaatttttttaaaagaaattcaaaATACACATGAAGATAGGACCAAAATAAAAGAagacatcaaaagcatagaaCTAAGAGGACATCTTGAttgaaaaaccaaaaaaaaaaaaagaaaaagaaattcaaacTTTAGGAAAAAGAGAGTTACTGCTTGTATCCCCTCGGTTAGCGGCGGCAAGAGCCCGAACTTTGACGAAAAATAAGCCGATGGCATGGCCAGCCACCGCAGCTATAAAGATACCCAGATTGAAAGACATAACAGCAAGCATAACCATGTAAGCCAATCCCATACGAGCAGCATAAACAGCAGCTTCGAAACAGGCACCCAACATTGCATTGGAGCCCTGTTTTGGTTTTGGAGAGACTGACAAAACCTCAACAGCAACAGCTAGCAAAAACACAAACGCCAAAGCCAACATATACATTCCAAGGCTGTCTTTTGGCCATCCGGAGAATAAGACTATAGCATGTTTCCCCCAGTAGAAGCTCATGTGCATCACCATGTCCATTGAGCTCATGCTCATGTTCATGTTTCCATCTGACATTGGTCCTGGGGGCATTGGCATGTCATCGCGATCTTGATTACCATTATACATTTTCAAGGAGgatcagagagagagagagaaaattaaTTGGAGATTGTTGTGGGAAACAGAtgagaaattatttttcttgggtgttttagATTTAAACAAAGGGAGTGGGTCACAAGGACAAAACAAAGAACAAGGTGACGATAATTAAGATGGGCAGCGAGTCGTGACCCGTGAGAGTTATATGCCcgttattttattcttttaatatttggTTATTTCTATTGCTGTTTATTTGTCTGGATCCCCTTGTTGTTTTGCTCATACTCAGCTAATCTATTGCGTTGTTTGGTTTGGGAATGACTCAACAAAGATTTTAAGTCCTCAAAGccctaaattatatttatttggttagttttttttttaattttttgggaAGTTAAaaccttcttcttttttatttattgtgatTAAGttacttcaaaatgaactttgTATGAACAGTAAGCTAGTGGTTCCCTCGTCCCTTGCTGATTTTTATGGCCACCCTGTCCTGGTATGTAAAAATGACTTCTACCCCGAATGAAGTTCATTTCTCCTCCGAGTGAGGTCGTAAATGTCTATTGTTTTATGGTATTTCAACAAATTAGGGTTCGATAGAGAAGAAGTTTTTTCAATCCTGCTTGGGTACTTAGTATTGTTTGTGTTTATTTTCttgatttttcttctttaagTGGAGCGCTTCTGGATAGGACCAATCCATTACATATGCATGTGAAGAGAGGAGGGATGCTTCTAAAaaaagggttttttttttcctcttgtAACTGAAGTTTTGTCCGGAGGTTGCTTTTTGGCCTTAACTATGGAACTTGTCATGATTGTGGAAGTCATCGTGTCTTGTATTTTCATGGTCTCTCGGTCGATCCAGTGATGCACGACTCTTTCTGTTGCCCCCGCTTTATTATGATTTGACAAATCTAGGTTAATTTTTTCTTAT
Proteins encoded in this region:
- the LOC110622374 gene encoding copper transporter 6, translating into MYNGNQDRDDMPMPPGPMSDGNMNMSMSSMDMVMHMSFYWGKHAIVLFSGWPKDSLGMYMLALAFVFLLAVAVEVLSVSPKPKQGSNAMLGACFEAAVYAARMGLAYMVMLAVMSFNLGIFIAAVAGHAIGLFFVKVRALAAANRGDTSSNSLFPKV